Proteins from one Thaumasiovibrio subtropicus genomic window:
- a CDS encoding ABC transporter permease, with product MGFFLRRLSFYLMALLFAATLNFIIPRAMPGDPVTMMFANASVQVTPERIAAMKELLGFVDGPIYIQYLTYIKSIFTWELGISVATYPQTVNDILAGSVGWSLFLAGTAVILSFCLGSIFGIFAAWKRGSKYDAFISPAMLAVQAVPALVTAILVMFTFAVGTRWFPTGYAYTPGMLPDWTSWEFYKTVAYHAVLPLFCATIIQIGGFLINMRNNMINLLNEDYITMAKGKGLSENRVVFNYAARNALLPSVTALSMALGMAIGGQLIIEIVFNYPGLGTVLLNAINARDYQVLQGQLFIMTIFMLFFNLLADLAYVFLDPRLRKGGK from the coding sequence ATGGGATTTTTTCTAAGACGTTTATCTTTTTATTTGATGGCTTTGCTTTTTGCAGCAACGCTTAACTTTATTATTCCGCGGGCAATGCCAGGTGACCCAGTTACCATGATGTTTGCCAACGCTAGCGTGCAGGTAACACCAGAACGTATCGCAGCAATGAAAGAGTTGCTCGGTTTCGTTGATGGCCCTATTTATATTCAGTACCTAACCTACATTAAAAGTATCTTTACTTGGGAACTGGGTATTTCCGTCGCGACCTATCCACAGACGGTTAACGACATTCTTGCAGGTTCTGTAGGTTGGTCTCTTTTCCTTGCAGGTACGGCTGTAATCTTGTCTTTCTGCTTGGGGTCCATCTTCGGTATCTTCGCGGCGTGGAAGCGTGGCTCAAAATATGATGCCTTTATCTCCCCAGCAATGCTTGCCGTTCAAGCCGTTCCCGCGCTTGTTACCGCCATCCTTGTTATGTTTACTTTCGCGGTAGGGACCCGCTGGTTCCCGACTGGTTATGCTTACACACCAGGTATGCTACCTGATTGGACAAGCTGGGAGTTCTATAAGACGGTGGCTTACCACGCCGTACTACCCTTGTTCTGTGCAACCATCATTCAGATTGGTGGCTTCCTGATCAACATGCGTAACAACATGATTAACCTATTGAATGAAGACTACATCACCATGGCGAAAGGTAAGGGCCTGAGTGAAAACCGTGTCGTCTTCAACTACGCAGCGCGAAATGCCCTACTGCCTTCTGTTACTGCACTTTCTATGGCGCTAGGTATGGCGATTGGTGGTCAGCTGATTATCGAAATCGTCTTTAACTACCCGGGTCTAGGTACCGTTTTGCTTAACGCGATTAACGCGCGTGACTACCAGGTACTGCAAGGACAACTGTTCATTATGACCATCTTCATGCTGTTCTTTAACCTGTTGGCAGACCTGGCATACGTATTCCTGGATCCTCGCCTTCGTAAGGGAGGTAAATAA
- a CDS encoding ABC transporter ATP-binding protein → MSLPTTKPIIEGKNLVKDFPINSNSLKSSRMRAINDVSFKMYKSRGLSVVGESGSGKSTTAKMIAKMYAPTQGHIEYFGRDIADINKKADLMEYRQGVQMVWQDPFGSLNPTHTIFHHIARPLLIHNKVSGNKKELEERVYDLLEQVGLIPPKETAQKYPHQLSGGQRQRVNLARNIAVGAEVVLADEPTSMLDVSIRAGVLNLMEEMKFEREMALLYITHDIATARYIAEDLAVMYVGHMVEWGDTEEIIHDPQHPYTQLLVSAVPDPKKSIHEKLKGNKGEIPLWTPESMGCPFAGRCQQATDKCREQLPGVTQLSENHFVRCYLYEN, encoded by the coding sequence ATGAGCTTACCTACTACAAAACCAATAATTGAAGGCAAAAACCTGGTAAAAGACTTTCCGATTAACTCTAACTCTCTAAAGAGCTCAAGGATGCGTGCCATCAATGATGTCTCTTTCAAGATGTACAAGAGCCGCGGCCTCTCCGTGGTCGGTGAATCTGGATCAGGTAAATCTACAACTGCGAAAATGATTGCGAAAATGTATGCGCCTACGCAAGGCCATATCGAGTACTTCGGTCGCGACATTGCAGACATCAATAAAAAAGCGGACCTGATGGAATACCGTCAGGGCGTTCAAATGGTATGGCAAGACCCGTTCGGCTCGCTGAACCCTACCCACACCATTTTTCACCACATTGCGCGTCCACTGCTCATTCACAACAAAGTATCAGGCAACAAGAAAGAACTTGAAGAGCGCGTTTATGACTTACTCGAGCAAGTGGGCCTTATTCCACCGAAAGAGACAGCTCAAAAATACCCGCACCAGCTTTCTGGTGGCCAACGTCAGCGCGTTAATTTAGCCCGTAACATCGCGGTTGGTGCTGAAGTGGTACTGGCTGATGAGCCAACCTCAATGCTGGATGTCTCTATCCGTGCAGGTGTACTTAACCTGATGGAAGAGATGAAGTTTGAGCGTGAAATGGCACTGCTGTACATCACGCACGACATCGCGACGGCTCGCTACATCGCCGAAGATCTTGCGGTCATGTACGTCGGTCACATGGTTGAGTGGGGCGATACGGAAGAGATCATCCACGATCCACAACACCCATATACTCAGCTCCTTGTCTCCGCTGTTCCGGATCCGAAAAAATCGATCCACGAAAAGCTAAAAGGTAATAAAGGTGAGATCCCACTGTGGACGCCAGAATCAATGGGTTGTCCATTTGCCGGTCGTTGCCAACAAGCGACTGACAAGTGTCGCGAGCAACTACCGGGTGTCACCCAGCTATCTGAAAACCACTTCGTTCGCTGTTACTTGTACGAAAACTAG
- a CDS encoding ABC transporter substrate-binding protein: MLANKTKIALAVLAASTALTAPQVSAARSELTVVPNFYPTMVRNFNPYLATNLHTTSEFIYEPLVIFNEMKGNEPVMRLAESYSLADDLMSATFKIRKGVKWSDGQAFTADDIVFTYGMIKEKTELDQTGINNWIASVEKVSDHEVVFKFTEANSNVPYEISRVAIVPQHVWKDVKDPATFTNENPVGTGAFTEIDTFTPQLYIQCRNPQYWDAANLDVDCLRVPQIADNDQLLGMIINSELDWTSSFVPDVDRTYAAANPNHKYWYPPAGTQAFMLNYKTPNAGNNEAINSIDFRRAFSMSLDRQTIIDIAFYGSGVVNDFASGLGYAFESWSNEETHNKYKPYMTYDVDGAKALLAKAGFKDTNGDGFVETPSGKKIDLAIQSPNGWTDFNNTVQLAVEQLAEVGIKATARTPDFSVYNQSMTEASYDVAYTNYFHGADPHVYWNSSYNSALQDGDGNPRFARHYFENEKLDQLLDSFYKTADRSEQVKIAHQIQEVIASNQVTIPVMSGAYNFQYNETRFTGWWNEDNPKGRPMVWAGIGERVLQVLDLKPKK; the protein is encoded by the coding sequence ATGCTTGCCAATAAAACTAAAATTGCTTTAGCAGTACTTGCAGCATCAACTGCACTAACTGCGCCACAAGTTTCTGCTGCGCGCAGTGAACTGACTGTAGTACCAAACTTTTACCCTACAATGGTACGTAACTTTAACCCGTACCTAGCAACTAACCTACACACAACTTCTGAGTTCATCTATGAGCCGCTAGTTATCTTCAACGAAATGAAAGGTAACGAGCCAGTTATGCGTCTTGCTGAATCTTACAGCTTGGCTGATGACTTGATGAGCGCAACCTTTAAGATCCGTAAAGGCGTTAAGTGGTCTGACGGTCAAGCATTCACTGCTGACGACATCGTGTTCACTTACGGCATGATCAAAGAGAAGACTGAGCTAGACCAAACTGGTATCAACAACTGGATTGCGTCAGTAGAGAAAGTGAGCGATCACGAAGTCGTGTTCAAGTTCACTGAAGCGAACTCTAACGTACCATACGAGATTTCTCGTGTTGCTATCGTACCTCAGCACGTATGGAAAGACGTTAAAGACCCAGCGACCTTCACCAACGAAAACCCAGTTGGTACTGGTGCGTTTACTGAAATCGACACCTTTACTCCTCAGCTATACATCCAGTGTCGTAACCCACAATACTGGGATGCAGCGAACCTAGACGTTGACTGTCTACGTGTTCCTCAAATCGCAGATAACGATCAGCTACTTGGTATGATCATCAACTCTGAGCTGGACTGGACAAGTTCGTTCGTTCCTGATGTTGACCGTACTTACGCTGCTGCGAACCCGAACCACAAATACTGGTATCCGCCAGCGGGTACTCAAGCGTTCATGTTGAACTACAAAACACCGAACGCAGGTAACAACGAAGCGATCAACAGCATTGATTTCCGTCGTGCATTCTCAATGTCTCTTGACCGTCAAACTATCATCGATATCGCATTCTACGGTAGCGGTGTAGTGAATGACTTCGCTTCTGGTCTTGGCTACGCATTTGAGTCTTGGTCAAACGAAGAGACTCACAACAAGTACAAGCCATACATGACTTACGATGTAGATGGCGCGAAAGCACTACTTGCGAAAGCTGGCTTTAAAGATACTAATGGTGACGGTTTCGTAGAAACTCCATCTGGTAAGAAGATCGACCTAGCTATTCAATCTCCAAATGGCTGGACTGACTTCAACAACACTGTACAGCTTGCTGTTGAGCAACTTGCAGAAGTTGGTATTAAAGCAACTGCACGTACTCCAGACTTCTCAGTTTATAACCAATCTATGACTGAAGCGTCTTACGATGTTGCATACACCAACTACTTCCACGGTGCGGATCCACACGTATACTGGAACTCTTCTTACAACTCTGCGTTGCAAGACGGTGACGGTAACCCACGTTTCGCACGTCACTACTTCGAAAACGAGAAGCTAGACCAGCTGCTAGACAGCTTCTACAAGACTGCTGATCGTTCAGAGCAAGTTAAGATTGCACACCAAATTCAGGAAGTGATTGCTTCTAACCAAGTAACCATCCCTGTTATGTCTGGTGCGTACAACTTCCAGTACAACGAAACTCGCTTTACTGGTTGGTGGAACGAAGACAATCCGAAAGGCCGTCCAATGGTATGGGCTGGTATCGGTGAGCGTGTTCTACAAGTACTTGACCTGAAACCTAAGAAGTAA
- a CDS encoding hybrid sensor histidine kinase/response regulator: MKLFRSFNRLQHVLMMAFLVISITPLTLTALFFLNSHISDLENQTFNHLTLLRDNKSRQIERYFDNKKQEAQAFASSELANASGGRFYGLIGAFNQLANTEEDARDIAQSDYIKGVLTGKEVDLSTEGNLYIANQRYRLIHKRYHTAFEDYLSRSEFKNIYLVDINGNVGYSVTKDHLFGENLLEGEFAQTAPGQTFANIQAMTDKEDELESKGPFVFTDFSYDVNLKMNVAWLAAPVIQQGYLHSYILFKLPTTGMDQLIDEKVEELSYINTVLIGQDNVLRAHNLAEMPELPSMDYMAALVNKSAQVERLNSLSGLPVLSAYTPVDILGNPWILMVELPEKEAFAHIEQLEKVFLVAMTAAIVLVILVSHWLSNSITAPLLRLTWAAERVSAGDLDQDIDGTDRPDEIGRLAISFARMQRSVREKLLLIREQNSELENNIQLIQQKNQELETADKLKDDFLATTSHELRTPLHGMIGIAESLQAGINGPVPTQQLQQLQMIINSGQRLSNLVDDLLDYHKMRYGNLEMNQHAVDVSTAVRLVLELSQHLLGDKPVRIINQIPNDLPLISADEQRLEQVLYNLVGNAIKYTTEGKIVLSADVLDNQVRVQVVDTGQGIPAEELEHIFEPLIQASTYSSRYRQGTGLGLTISRQLIELMGGHLYVSSQPMVGATFSFTLNRATDEQKANSPALAHHFNAPQLENSAVEECQQEHENSDGDLILVVDDEPVNLQIVTNYLRMSGYRVMTAEGGVQALALIEKEKPKALLLDVMMPELNGYEVCARLRANSETEALPIIMLSALSQPQDRIKGFEVGASDYLHKPFNKEELLARIHAHLRAARMLEEQEANQRLLSEIEHRKQVEQGLLDTQSKLLNLLESTAEAIVCIQEDGRIRYANLAAAQLLNTPAEILERLNIQDYITDSSQLEQWGEVETLHFQLQGTLHSWPANLLPMPEASGLHMMIVLSQMGPSNQYRVEMLENALQVLSEFAFDGDKSNLQQLRELGGEFTRLADKLSQDEKSKADLIRELSVKAMNECLVLWEGNTGKTKFALAEESGLWRVYLDRSTLQTRTLDKYLHIDTLPKSPRWRTVLNTLNYVLDRVEQPSPERAQLESYRDKLHHYMQH, from the coding sequence ATGAAACTCTTCAGATCTTTCAATCGCTTACAGCACGTGTTGATGATGGCATTTTTGGTGATCAGTATCACACCACTGACACTGACTGCCCTGTTTTTCCTCAACTCGCACATCTCAGACCTCGAAAACCAGACCTTTAACCACCTCACCCTGCTTCGAGATAACAAATCTCGTCAAATCGAGCGCTATTTTGACAACAAAAAGCAAGAAGCACAGGCGTTCGCCAGTTCAGAGCTGGCCAATGCCAGTGGCGGGCGGTTTTATGGTTTGATTGGCGCATTTAACCAACTCGCCAACACGGAAGAAGATGCGCGAGATATTGCGCAGAGTGATTACATTAAGGGCGTGCTCACCGGGAAAGAGGTCGATCTCAGCACGGAAGGTAATCTCTATATTGCTAACCAACGCTATCGCTTGATCCACAAACGCTATCACACCGCGTTTGAGGACTACCTCTCTCGCTCTGAATTTAAAAATATCTATCTGGTCGACATAAACGGCAATGTTGGCTATTCGGTGACCAAAGACCACCTGTTTGGGGAAAATTTACTAGAAGGTGAGTTTGCACAGACTGCGCCCGGGCAGACTTTTGCCAACATCCAAGCGATGACAGATAAAGAGGACGAGCTGGAAAGCAAAGGGCCCTTTGTGTTTACTGACTTCAGCTATGACGTCAATTTAAAAATGAACGTGGCTTGGCTTGCTGCACCGGTTATTCAACAAGGTTATCTGCACAGTTACATTCTCTTTAAGCTACCAACCACAGGGATGGACCAGCTCATCGATGAAAAAGTAGAAGAGCTGAGCTACATCAACACTGTTTTAATCGGTCAAGACAATGTCCTTCGCGCCCACAACTTAGCCGAGATGCCTGAACTCCCCTCAATGGATTACATGGCGGCACTAGTTAACAAGTCCGCGCAAGTGGAGCGTCTTAACAGTCTATCTGGACTTCCCGTATTAAGTGCCTACACCCCAGTGGATATTCTTGGCAACCCTTGGATACTGATGGTAGAACTGCCCGAGAAAGAGGCGTTTGCACATATAGAACAGCTGGAAAAAGTCTTCCTCGTCGCGATGACAGCCGCCATCGTACTGGTTATCTTGGTCTCTCACTGGTTATCTAACTCCATTACCGCGCCCCTGCTGCGCCTTACTTGGGCTGCAGAGCGTGTTTCGGCTGGCGATCTCGATCAGGACATTGATGGCACAGACCGACCCGATGAAATTGGCCGACTTGCGATAAGCTTCGCGCGAATGCAACGCTCTGTACGCGAAAAATTACTCCTCATCCGCGAGCAAAATAGCGAACTTGAGAACAACATTCAGCTTATCCAACAGAAAAACCAAGAGCTCGAAACCGCCGACAAACTCAAAGATGACTTCCTTGCGACGACTTCCCATGAACTCCGTACCCCGCTGCATGGCATGATTGGTATCGCCGAGTCGTTGCAAGCCGGAATTAATGGTCCAGTGCCGACCCAGCAATTGCAGCAGCTACAGATGATCATTAATAGTGGGCAGCGCTTGAGTAACTTAGTGGACGATCTGCTTGATTACCACAAGATGCGCTATGGCAACCTCGAGATGAACCAGCATGCCGTTGATGTCAGCACCGCGGTGCGCTTAGTGCTTGAGCTCTCTCAACACCTCTTGGGGGATAAACCGGTACGCATCATCAATCAAATCCCTAATGACCTGCCCTTGATCAGTGCTGATGAGCAGCGTTTAGAGCAGGTGCTATACAACTTGGTTGGTAACGCCATCAAATACACCACGGAAGGTAAGATAGTATTGTCTGCGGATGTCCTTGATAACCAAGTGCGCGTGCAGGTTGTCGACACAGGGCAAGGGATTCCAGCAGAAGAGTTGGAGCACATCTTTGAGCCGCTCATTCAAGCCTCAACCTACAGTAGCCGTTACCGTCAGGGCACTGGCCTTGGCCTCACGATCAGCCGTCAGTTGATTGAGCTGATGGGCGGACACTTGTATGTCAGCAGCCAACCTATGGTCGGCGCGACATTTAGCTTCACCTTAAATCGCGCGACCGATGAGCAAAAAGCGAATTCACCAGCCCTCGCTCACCATTTCAATGCACCTCAGCTAGAGAATTCAGCCGTCGAGGAATGCCAGCAAGAGCATGAAAACAGCGATGGGGATCTGATTCTCGTTGTCGATGATGAGCCGGTAAATTTGCAGATCGTCACCAACTACCTGCGGATGTCAGGTTATCGCGTGATGACCGCAGAAGGCGGTGTCCAAGCCTTAGCGTTGATTGAAAAAGAGAAGCCGAAGGCGCTGTTACTTGATGTCATGATGCCGGAACTAAATGGCTATGAAGTGTGTGCCCGCTTACGTGCTAACAGCGAAACGGAAGCACTACCTATCATCATGCTTTCCGCACTTAGCCAGCCACAAGACCGCATTAAGGGCTTTGAGGTCGGTGCGAGTGATTACTTACATAAGCCCTTTAACAAAGAGGAGCTACTTGCTCGAATCCACGCGCATTTGCGTGCTGCACGCATGCTAGAAGAGCAAGAGGCGAATCAACGCCTCCTCAGTGAGATTGAGCACCGAAAACAAGTGGAGCAAGGGTTACTGGATACCCAAAGCAAACTGCTTAACCTGCTAGAATCGACGGCAGAGGCGATTGTTTGTATTCAAGAAGATGGCCGCATCCGCTATGCCAACCTTGCAGCCGCGCAGCTTCTCAATACCCCCGCAGAGATCTTAGAGCGTCTTAATATCCAAGATTACATCACAGATAGCTCGCAGCTTGAGCAATGGGGAGAAGTTGAAACCTTGCACTTCCAGCTCCAGGGCACGCTGCATTCTTGGCCTGCGAACTTGCTGCCGATGCCTGAAGCTTCAGGGCTACACATGATGATTGTGTTGTCTCAGATGGGACCATCAAACCAATATCGGGTCGAAATGCTCGAAAATGCACTTCAGGTCTTGTCTGAATTCGCTTTTGATGGCGATAAATCGAACCTTCAACAGCTTCGTGAGCTGGGTGGCGAGTTTACTCGTCTCGCTGACAAGTTGAGCCAAGACGAGAAGAGTAAAGCAGACCTCATTCGGGAGCTCTCCGTCAAAGCGATGAACGAGTGCTTGGTGCTGTGGGAAGGGAATACAGGTAAAACAAAGTTTGCCCTCGCAGAAGAGAGTGGTCTATGGCGCGTCTATCTCGACCGAAGCACGCTACAGACACGGACGCTAGACAAGTATCTGCATATCGATACCCTGCCCAAATCACCCCGTTGGCGTACCGTGCTCAACACCCTTAACTACGTCTTAGATCGCGTAGAGCAGCCGTCACCAGAACGCGCTCAACTCGAGTCTTACCGAGACAAACTGCATCACTATATGCAGCACTAG
- a CDS encoding ABC transporter permease, protein MKALWKILRGNPKAMFGTFIVGAFILAAIFAPLLTSHAPNKRVGTPHEHPSFVYKAALSNHDGWIATTLGGHVAEDIKNENRRTISIAKKADHVLGTSRMGRDIWSQLVYGTRISLGVGFGAGLVVCFLATIIGISAGYFGGRVDDILTAAMNIMLVIPQFPLLFVIAAFIGQAGPLTIAVVIGCTSWAWGARVVRSQTMSLREKEFVKAAEVLGESSWRIIFVELLPNLISIVGASFIGSVMYAIMMESTLSFLGLGDPNAVSWGTMLYNVRTSSSMLVGAWWEVVAPCLALIFVAIGLAMLNFAVDEIANPQLRAQKGMKRWAKMQKEREVENEKSENAIPNNAAWSGDK, encoded by the coding sequence ATGAAAGCACTTTGGAAAATCCTGCGTGGTAACCCGAAGGCAATGTTCGGCACCTTTATTGTCGGCGCCTTTATCCTAGCAGCTATCTTTGCGCCACTTTTGACCTCTCATGCGCCTAACAAGCGTGTCGGTACACCGCATGAGCATCCGTCATTTGTGTATAAAGCAGCACTATCAAATCATGATGGCTGGATCGCAACGACACTAGGTGGCCACGTTGCAGAAGACATTAAGAACGAAAACCGTCGTACCATCAGCATTGCGAAGAAAGCAGACCATGTTCTCGGTACGTCTCGTATGGGTCGTGACATCTGGTCACAACTTGTTTACGGCACACGTATCTCACTCGGTGTAGGTTTCGGTGCGGGTCTGGTGGTTTGTTTCCTCGCTACCATTATCGGTATTTCAGCTGGTTACTTTGGTGGACGCGTGGATGACATCTTAACCGCTGCCATGAACATCATGCTGGTAATACCGCAATTCCCACTGCTGTTTGTTATCGCGGCCTTTATCGGTCAAGCGGGGCCACTGACTATCGCGGTGGTAATCGGTTGTACCTCCTGGGCATGGGGCGCACGTGTTGTCCGCTCCCAAACCATGTCGCTACGTGAAAAAGAATTTGTAAAAGCTGCTGAAGTACTGGGTGAGTCATCATGGCGCATCATCTTCGTTGAACTGCTGCCTAACCTTATCTCTATCGTTGGTGCTAGCTTCATCGGTTCGGTGATGTACGCAATCATGATGGAATCTACGCTGTCGTTCCTAGGTCTAGGTGACCCGAACGCAGTGAGCTGGGGCACCATGCTTTATAACGTGCGTACCTCTTCTTCTATGTTGGTTGGCGCTTGGTGGGAAGTTGTCGCACCGTGTCTCGCGCTTATCTTTGTTGCTATCGGTCTTGCGATGCTGAACTTTGCTGTCGACGAAATTGCTAACCCGCAGTTACGTGCACAAAAAGGCATGAAGCGCTGGGCGAAAATGCAGAAAGAAAGAGAAGTTGAAAACGAGAAAAGTGAAAACGCGATTCCTAACAATGCAGCATGGAGCGGTGACAAATGA
- a CDS encoding ABC transporter ATP-binding protein, with protein MSKQEPLVSIRNLCVDYITDAGDVRAVNNVSFDIGKGEVFGLAGESGCGKSTVAFSLMQLHKPPAFITGGEIFFDGEDILKYSEQQVSDFRWKEMSMVFQSAMNALNPVLTMEEQFCDVIMRHTNMTREQAIRRAEGLLEIVDIHPSRLRDYPHQFSGGMRQRLVIAIALALNPKMIVMDEPTTALDVVVQREILQKIYALKEEFGFSILFITHDLSLMVEFSDRIGIMYSGQLIEVAPSKQILETPYHPYTEGLGNSFPPLTGPKTRLTGIPGNPLNLLEIPQGCRFQARCSKAHDACFSKPTQLQQIEPGRLSNCHLFTNR; from the coding sequence ATGAGCAAGCAAGAACCATTAGTTTCAATCCGCAACCTGTGTGTGGATTACATTACTGACGCGGGCGATGTCCGCGCAGTAAACAACGTAAGCTTCGATATTGGCAAAGGTGAAGTGTTTGGTTTGGCTGGTGAGTCAGGCTGTGGTAAGTCAACGGTTGCCTTCTCACTGATGCAACTGCATAAGCCACCAGCATTTATCACTGGCGGTGAGATCTTCTTCGATGGCGAAGACATCCTGAAGTACTCAGAGCAACAAGTTAGCGACTTCCGTTGGAAAGAAATGTCTATGGTATTCCAGAGCGCGATGAACGCGCTCAACCCAGTACTTACCATGGAAGAGCAATTTTGTGACGTGATTATGCGTCACACTAACATGACCCGCGAGCAGGCTATTCGCCGCGCGGAAGGTCTATTGGAAATCGTCGATATCCACCCAAGCCGTCTACGCGATTACCCGCACCAGTTCTCTGGTGGTATGCGTCAGCGTCTTGTTATCGCGATCGCCCTAGCGCTAAATCCGAAAATGATCGTCATGGACGAGCCAACCACCGCTTTGGATGTGGTGGTTCAACGTGAAATCCTACAGAAGATTTATGCCCTTAAAGAAGAGTTTGGCTTCTCTATTCTGTTCATTACTCATGACTTGTCATTGATGGTCGAGTTCTCTGACCGTATCGGCATCATGTACTCAGGACAGTTAATCGAAGTTGCACCATCTAAGCAGATTCTAGAAACCCCGTATCACCCGTATACAGAAGGGTTAGGTAACTCGTTCCCACCATTGACTGGTCCTAAGACACGTCTTACTGGTATTCCGGGTAACCCACTGAACTTGCTGGAAATCCCACAAGGGTGCCGCTTCCAGGCGCGTTGTAGTAAAGCACACGATGCTTGCTTCAGTAAGCCAACCCAGCTACAGCAGATTGAACCTGGCCGTTTATCTAACTGCCACCTGTTCACAAATCGCTAA
- a CDS encoding glycoside hydrolase family 9 protein has protein sequence MQLLTNHIGYERLGPKHAVITGEFAPDQQVEVRNADDHRVVLQLPLTAGGQVAEWHTGHHAVVNFDSLETEGDYYLQMGAERSHTFRIAEGLLMQRTFSDLLHYFKSQRCTGRFEEADRNAPIFGSDKTVDVRGGWYDASGDVSKYLSHLSYANFLNPQQTPMVVWNMLEALHISDDMPAFTQARLLDEALFGCEFLKRLQASDGYFYMTVFDKWSKDITQREVCAYETQLGHKFDNYQAGFRQGGGMTIAALAKAAALENHPAYQTLYGSQPEPLNDYLTAAELGYWHLREHNLAYLDDGEENIIDEYCALVAAVELYRATQHERYLSESRQWAQRLSARQASDENQTHFWLANDTRPYYHAAEAGLPVIALMQYLQIETDEERCADIATIVTQALQFEINITREVHNPFGYPRQYTQAVDGDKQSQFFVPHNNESGYWWQGENARIASLAAMAYQAIDVVNNAELQTALREYGASCLNWVVGLNPYDMSMIDGHGHNNPDYLPELGFFNARGGVCNGITSGFENEADIAFKPAGQKDDMLQNWRWGEQWIPHGAWFLLAVAAQRKEFLRG, from the coding sequence ATGCAGCTGTTAACTAACCACATCGGCTACGAACGTCTAGGCCCAAAACACGCCGTTATTACTGGTGAGTTTGCCCCCGACCAGCAGGTTGAAGTGCGTAATGCCGACGATCATCGTGTTGTGTTACAGCTGCCCCTCACGGCGGGTGGTCAAGTTGCCGAATGGCATACAGGCCATCACGCAGTTGTCAATTTTGACAGCCTTGAAACGGAAGGGGATTACTATCTACAAATGGGAGCCGAGCGCTCCCATACTTTCCGAATTGCCGAGGGGCTATTGATGCAACGTACCTTCTCGGATCTGTTGCACTATTTCAAATCTCAGCGCTGCACTGGCCGTTTCGAAGAAGCCGATCGCAACGCACCTATTTTTGGCAGCGACAAGACCGTTGATGTCCGTGGTGGCTGGTATGATGCCTCGGGGGATGTCAGCAAGTACCTTAGTCATCTGTCTTATGCCAACTTCCTGAATCCACAACAAACACCAATGGTGGTGTGGAACATGTTGGAAGCGCTACACATTTCCGATGACATGCCCGCTTTCACCCAAGCCCGTCTGCTCGATGAAGCCCTCTTTGGCTGCGAGTTTCTGAAGCGTCTTCAAGCCAGTGATGGCTACTTCTATATGACGGTATTTGATAAGTGGAGCAAAGACATCACGCAACGTGAAGTGTGTGCCTATGAAACCCAACTCGGACATAAGTTCGACAACTATCAAGCCGGATTCCGTCAGGGTGGCGGTATGACCATTGCAGCACTCGCTAAAGCGGCTGCATTGGAAAACCATCCTGCCTATCAAACACTTTATGGCTCGCAACCTGAGCCACTTAATGATTATCTCACTGCTGCTGAGCTGGGTTACTGGCACTTGCGTGAGCACAATCTCGCATACTTAGACGATGGTGAAGAAAACATCATCGATGAATACTGTGCCTTAGTGGCAGCAGTGGAACTGTATCGTGCGACGCAACATGAGCGTTACCTCAGCGAATCTCGCCAATGGGCGCAGCGCCTGTCTGCACGTCAAGCCAGTGACGAAAATCAAACACATTTTTGGTTAGCCAACGACACACGTCCGTATTATCACGCGGCGGAAGCGGGCTTACCTGTCATCGCATTAATGCAATACCTGCAAATTGAAACAGACGAAGAGCGCTGCGCGGATATCGCGACTATCGTCACGCAGGCACTGCAATTTGAAATCAACATCACCCGTGAAGTGCACAACCCATTTGGGTATCCACGTCAATACACCCAAGCGGTCGATGGCGACAAACAGAGCCAGTTCTTCGTGCCACATAATAACGAGTCTGGCTACTGGTGGCAGGGCGAGAATGCACGCATCGCCTCGCTTGCAGCCATGGCTTATCAAGCCATCGACGTCGTCAACAATGCCGAGCTGCAAACCGCATTACGCGAGTATGGCGCTAGCTGCTTGAACTGGGTGGTGGGACTTAACCCTTATGATATGTCGATGATCGATGGTCACGGCCATAACAATCCTGATTACTTACCGGAGCTCGGCTTCTTTAATGCCCGAGGTGGCGTATGTAACGGCATCACCTCAGGTTTTGAGAATGAAGCTGATATTGCCTTTAAACCTGCCGGACAAAAAGACGACATGCTGCAAAACTGGCGCTGGGGTGAACAATGGATCCCACATGGCGCTTGGTTCTTACTCGCCGTTGCTGCGCAACGTAAGGAGTTTCTACGTGGCTAA